One window from the genome of Pedobacter schmidteae encodes:
- a CDS encoding RNA polymerase sigma factor: MNYNHQAVIKNWKLLIEGEKQGLYACFSLFYDDLYRFGLSLYRNPELIKDSIQNLFIELWKIRDKLAEVENIQQYVFTIYKRIIYKTNQKLVHKEELVDVNSEEIAEHHISVSSYEAILIASQEDEHLKKRLKYALASLSPRQLEIIQMRYFDCLSFKEISLKTELTERTVYNTLHNAVNVLRENMLCIGLLFF; encoded by the coding sequence ATGAATTATAACCATCAGGCGGTCATCAAAAATTGGAAACTCCTGATTGAAGGCGAGAAACAAGGATTATACGCCTGTTTTTCCCTTTTTTATGACGACCTGTACCGGTTTGGGTTATCGTTGTACAGAAACCCCGAGCTGATTAAAGACAGCATTCAGAATCTGTTTATTGAGCTATGGAAAATCAGAGATAAACTTGCCGAAGTAGAAAACATTCAGCAATATGTTTTTACAATTTACAAACGCATCATTTATAAAACCAATCAAAAACTGGTTCATAAAGAAGAACTGGTAGATGTAAACAGCGAAGAGATTGCAGAACATCACATTTCTGTAAGCTCTTACGAAGCTATTTTAATTGCCAGCCAGGAAGATGAACACCTTAAAAAACGGCTAAAATATGCCCTCGCCAGTTTAAGCCCTCGCCAGCTCGAAATCATTCAAATGCGTTATTTTGATTGCCTGTCTTTCAAAGAAATTTCGCTTAAAACAGAATTAACAGAAAGAACGGTTTACAACACGCTTCACAATGCGGTTAACGTATTGCGCGAAAACATGTTGTGCATTGGCCTGCTTTTCTTTTGA
- a CDS encoding glycosyl hydrolase family 18 protein encodes MKSLTIKYIITAVLLLICFTGCKKGQDADYDDNFHPRIVDNNGVFTSPNRIIFQGQSAIYTGLTFSPKPVEKTKISWKVNGTQVSTDTAFTFTPTAGGEYEVKVEATYNGQTSTRISKILVSPTTFTPKPYTNVAMSYLTENATVANVDFATVTHIAYTGARVTPSGAVDFSKGNLNQNLDEIIARSHINGVPVLLGVTGTLSGIDGWSLYGSMDFASVIVDPAKRAALATAISQYVIARKLDGIDILMTDLGSDITTPAMQAIGPLLTLLRTALPTQILTVTVTTNYLHWDYPVADFSKANWVNVHAFEDGVHVGPGAPRGQASSLNFMISGAGIWANKMAKNKIVLGIPAFGLHYTAIDGQGNNLGWGSYDYMTYKSILEKKPDAYNNEYANIDFGVYYNGIPLIDSKTAYIKNNGFKGAYLYAGDYDVKGANSLMGAIAKTLK; translated from the coding sequence ATGAAATCATTAACTATAAAATATATAATCACTGCAGTTTTGCTGCTGATTTGTTTTACAGGCTGTAAGAAAGGGCAGGATGCAGATTACGATGATAATTTCCATCCCCGGATTGTAGACAATAACGGGGTTTTTACTTCGCCAAACCGAATTATATTTCAAGGTCAGTCGGCCATATATACCGGACTGACTTTTTCCCCAAAACCAGTCGAAAAAACAAAGATTTCCTGGAAAGTAAATGGAACGCAGGTCTCTACAGATACCGCTTTCACTTTTACGCCCACAGCTGGGGGCGAGTATGAAGTTAAAGTTGAGGCTACTTATAATGGACAAACTTCGACAAGAATTTCAAAGATTTTGGTAAGCCCTACTACTTTTACGCCTAAACCCTATACCAATGTGGCGATGAGTTACCTGACCGAAAACGCAACAGTAGCCAATGTCGATTTTGCTACCGTAACCCATATTGCCTATACCGGAGCAAGGGTTACACCTAGTGGTGCAGTAGATTTTTCAAAAGGCAATTTGAATCAGAACCTGGACGAAATTATAGCCAGATCACATATTAATGGTGTACCCGTTTTGCTGGGCGTTACCGGAACCCTATCAGGAATTGATGGCTGGTCGTTGTACGGAAGTATGGACTTTGCCTCTGTCATTGTTGATCCGGCGAAACGGGCGGCATTGGCCACCGCAATTTCGCAATATGTGATCGCCAGAAAACTGGATGGTATAGATATTTTGATGACCGATCTGGGCAGTGACATTACCACTCCAGCCATGCAGGCTATTGGTCCGCTTTTAACGCTGCTGAGAACCGCATTGCCAACACAGATTCTTACTGTAACGGTGACCACCAATTACTTACATTGGGACTATCCGGTGGCAGACTTTTCAAAAGCCAACTGGGTTAATGTTCATGCCTTTGAAGATGGTGTTCATGTTGGTCCCGGAGCACCCAGAGGCCAGGCATCAAGTTTGAATTTTATGATCTCGGGAGCGGGCATTTGGGCAAACAAAATGGCTAAAAATAAGATTGTACTGGGCATACCGGCATTTGGACTACATTATACCGCCATAGATGGCCAGGGTAATAACCTGGGTTGGGGATCGTACGATTACATGACCTATAAAAGTATCCTGGAAAAAAAGCCTGATGCTTATAATAACGAATATGCTAATATTGATTTTGGCGTTTACTACAACGGGATTCCGTTGATAGACAGTAAAACGGCATATATTAAAAATAATGGTTTTAAAGGAGCCTATTTATATGCCGGAGACTATGATGTAAAAGGCGCCAACTCTTTAATGGGGGCCATAGCCAAAACCCTCAAATAA
- a CDS encoding SusD/RagB family nutrient-binding outer membrane lipoprotein: MKTIINKLYLTAIIALLLTSSCKKFGDTNIDPTRSSQFDPAIQLTTAQLRFSGDLNVNQRTSIMMTMPLVQQIAGSYVNRYGTAYLKDPNVMGVLWEDSYGNDIVNIIDAVKRTNGVAEKTNLNAICRIMKVYLFARMTDLYGDIPYSEAGKGTKPKFDAQVDIYNDFFKELRESVAQLNPAKDVVKADVFYSGDANAWKKFANSLRLRLAMRLVKIDAGKAKAEAQAAYDAGVFTTNADVCKTDHDDVRNDYEAPGKGDIRGNAISESFHKDGVPGRFTIPFVEQLRTTNDPRMKYMVKYYIDNGAIAPSSRYDITDQMVPLIGYNGMTPGHYLWNDWQAGQNITVPGLGAYTTSSNDQKVQPANFLLRFNAPFLHLTYSEVELLLAEASVRFGATFGVSAAEHYKKGMEAGILQMSFFPGGPTATATEINTFTQGNQLLAGREIELINKQLWITLFLNGPESYANWRRSGFPVLVPGVGVDEPSESLTIPRRFEYPLGEKEQNRANYEKVLPALGGIDSWNKRVWWDKL, encoded by the coding sequence ATGAAGACTATTATAAATAAACTATACTTAACAGCAATTATTGCATTGCTGTTGACCAGCTCCTGCAAGAAATTTGGGGATACAAATATCGACCCGACAAGGTCGTCGCAATTTGATCCTGCCATACAATTAACCACGGCCCAACTGAGGTTTTCGGGCGATCTGAATGTAAACCAGCGTACCTCAATCATGATGACCATGCCTTTGGTACAACAGATAGCAGGTTCCTATGTAAACAGATACGGAACCGCTTACCTTAAAGATCCAAATGTGATGGGCGTTTTGTGGGAAGATTCGTACGGGAATGACATTGTAAATATTATTGATGCGGTAAAAAGAACCAACGGAGTTGCAGAAAAAACTAATCTGAATGCCATATGCCGGATCATGAAAGTATACCTTTTTGCACGGATGACCGATTTGTACGGAGACATTCCTTATAGCGAAGCCGGAAAAGGAACCAAACCCAAATTTGATGCCCAGGTTGATATATACAATGACTTTTTTAAAGAGCTGAGAGAATCGGTAGCCCAGTTGAATCCGGCCAAAGACGTGGTAAAAGCAGATGTGTTTTATTCAGGTGATGCCAATGCCTGGAAAAAATTTGCCAATTCGCTGCGCCTCAGATTAGCTATGCGTTTGGTAAAAATTGACGCAGGCAAAGCCAAAGCTGAAGCACAGGCTGCATATGATGCCGGCGTTTTTACAACAAATGCAGATGTATGTAAAACGGATCATGACGATGTACGTAATGATTACGAAGCCCCTGGAAAAGGAGATATAAGAGGAAATGCAATCTCCGAATCGTTCCATAAAGATGGTGTTCCCGGACGTTTTACCATTCCGTTTGTAGAACAACTGAGAACCACCAATGACCCCAGAATGAAGTACATGGTGAAATATTATATAGACAATGGTGCAATAGCACCAAGCAGCCGTTACGATATCACCGACCAAATGGTACCTTTGATTGGGTACAATGGAATGACCCCCGGACACTACCTGTGGAACGACTGGCAGGCAGGGCAGAACATTACCGTACCGGGGTTAGGTGCTTATACCACCTCCAGCAACGACCAGAAAGTCCAACCCGCAAATTTCCTGCTCAGGTTTAATGCCCCTTTCCTGCACCTTACCTATTCGGAAGTAGAATTGTTGCTGGCCGAAGCCTCTGTTAGATTTGGTGCAACCTTTGGTGTAAGCGCCGCCGAACATTATAAAAAAGGCATGGAAGCCGGAATTTTGCAAATGAGCTTTTTCCCCGGCGGCCCTACTGCTACCGCAACGGAGATCAATACCTTTACTCAGGGTAACCAGCTGCTTGCCGGAAGAGAGATTGAACTGATCAACAAACAGCTGTGGATCACCTTGTTTTTAAATGGTCCCGAATCTTACGCCAACTGGCGCAGAAGCGGATTCCCAGTCCTGGTGCCGGGTGTAGGTGTAGATGAACCCAGCGAGAGCTTAACCATTCCGCGAAGGTTTGAGTATCCCTTAGGTGAAAAAGAACAAAACAGGGCAAATTATGAAAAGGTATTGCCGGCATTGGGAGGCATAGACAGCTGGAATAAAAGAGTTTGGTGGGATAAACTGTAA
- a CDS encoding SusC/RagA family TonB-linked outer membrane protein — MKKNLLSYYFFYGLWYKAALCLALVLSMSGFAQSKEKLYSFKWKNTTILNAFRQIENEAKVHFSYNPLDFNVNSKIDLSIENVKIDGVLSAMAKKVNMKYQINGNTIMIQSYHPPVVKVDFTLTGKVTDDKKAPIPGVIVVNATTNKTVTTNAQGDFAIQANSGDVIRFRMLGFEQKTVVVNEQQKNIIVVLAEQSTELKETVVTALGIKREERSLGYAVAEVDGAVLNRARETNVINSLAGKVPGLVITGTAGGPAGASRVIIRGSTTVTGNNQPLYVVDGIPIDNSNYGGTGSGSFAQGVDMGDAISAINPDDIDKVSVLKGASASALYGSRAGNGVILITTKKGNKSKDLGIEFNSTSSLEQQLTSYDGYQSLYGQGVKQLINTQAIQDYNTLNKSFGARIDPDLTVITGTGERRPYAYVKNNIDGFFRTGSTFTNTLSFTNATDNTHFRFSASNLTNKDIVPASGMTRNSFTFNGGAKFGSKVTLEARAFYMNEDVDNRPSLADDPANIGNSFLSLANTVDQARFKNEYQNADGSYLDWNNGNQYRLNPYWVINKMKNKTIKNRLLASLQLNYTILSWLSFQGRISTDQTDVDFERFSPRTTPGALTGTLDQNKSKYSTLEGDILLTAQKQVSPSLNLSARIGSSISRSKRPGTSMQFKDQVVLDIAVPTSYVDQIVTPLSPQKRATNSVYGIIAAGYKGYLYADATLRQDIYSTLLEKNNSKLYPSLSTSFVFSDAFKMSKKYLTSGRLRASVAQVASDTDPYLVNSYYKSNSISFKGLPTGGLSTEVLPELENLKPTTTFSYEFGTELKFFNNRLGLDLTYYNSKSRDQLNIVPTSTSSGFKNRIVNAGVIGNKGVEIALNATPIATKDFTWDLNISFARNKNTVESLADGVPYLVLSDARWMGVSVVAMPGASYGAIIGYDYQKDPQGNIILSPTDLQPLLSPKREVLGKGIFDWTGGVSTNMNYKNFGLAAVFDIKYGGNLLSLTNLAAAASGSLKTTLEGRAEWIKSEEDRLSAGQTFEQWTAAGKVGGLVPKGVLQTGVDGQGNPIYAQNTRAVDPSVYWGAYNDIANAVGRPFIYDASYVKVRQLTLSYRIPASITNKWKIKDVQVGLVARNPFIIYKNVPNVDPDSNYNNGNGQGIEYGSLPGRRSYGFNLNLRF; from the coding sequence ATGAAAAAAAACTTACTGTCTTATTATTTCTTTTACGGGCTCTGGTACAAAGCCGCGCTGTGTCTGGCCCTGGTGCTTTCGATGTCAGGATTTGCCCAGTCTAAAGAAAAGCTTTATTCTTTTAAATGGAAAAACACCACCATATTAAATGCATTCAGGCAAATTGAGAATGAAGCCAAGGTTCATTTTTCGTACAATCCACTTGATTTCAATGTAAATTCAAAGATTGACCTGAGCATCGAAAATGTAAAAATTGATGGGGTGTTGAGTGCAATGGCCAAAAAGGTGAATATGAAATACCAGATTAATGGTAATACCATCATGATTCAGTCTTACCATCCACCGGTTGTGAAAGTCGATTTTACCCTCACCGGAAAGGTAACCGATGATAAAAAAGCACCAATTCCAGGTGTGATTGTGGTAAATGCGACGACCAATAAAACAGTGACCACCAATGCACAGGGTGATTTTGCGATACAGGCCAATAGCGGCGATGTGATCAGGTTCAGAATGTTGGGCTTTGAGCAAAAGACCGTAGTGGTAAACGAGCAGCAAAAAAACATTATCGTTGTTTTGGCAGAGCAATCTACTGAATTGAAAGAAACGGTAGTGACCGCGCTGGGAATTAAAAGAGAAGAAAGATCTCTCGGTTACGCCGTGGCCGAGGTGGATGGCGCAGTGCTCAACAGGGCCAGAGAAACAAACGTGATCAATTCATTGGCAGGTAAAGTTCCAGGTCTGGTGATTACCGGAACTGCTGGTGGACCTGCAGGTGCATCAAGGGTAATTATTCGTGGCAGTACAACCGTAACTGGCAACAATCAGCCTCTATACGTAGTAGATGGAATTCCTATTGACAATTCGAATTATGGAGGCACAGGTTCGGGGTCCTTTGCCCAGGGAGTGGATATGGGCGATGCGATTTCTGCCATTAATCCGGATGATATAGATAAGGTAAGTGTGCTAAAAGGGGCTTCCGCATCTGCCTTGTATGGATCGAGAGCGGGTAATGGGGTCATTCTCATTACCACAAAAAAAGGGAATAAAAGTAAAGATCTGGGGATAGAATTTAACAGTACTTCTTCTCTGGAACAGCAACTGACCAGTTATGATGGCTATCAATCCTTATACGGACAAGGTGTTAAGCAACTGATCAATACACAGGCCATCCAGGACTACAATACCTTAAATAAAAGTTTTGGCGCCCGTATAGATCCCGATCTGACGGTGATTACCGGAACCGGCGAAAGGCGTCCATATGCCTATGTGAAAAATAATATCGATGGGTTTTTCAGAACCGGATCAACTTTTACCAATACCCTGTCTTTTACCAACGCAACAGACAATACCCATTTTAGATTCTCGGCTTCTAACCTTACCAATAAAGATATTGTTCCGGCTAGCGGCATGACCAGAAACTCCTTTACTTTTAATGGCGGGGCTAAATTCGGCTCAAAGGTTACGCTCGAAGCCAGGGCATTTTATATGAATGAGGATGTCGATAACCGGCCATCCCTGGCAGATGATCCGGCCAATATTGGAAACAGCTTTCTTTCGCTGGCCAATACGGTAGATCAGGCGAGATTTAAGAATGAATATCAAAATGCTGATGGAAGTTATCTGGATTGGAACAATGGCAATCAGTATCGTTTAAATCCTTATTGGGTAATTAACAAAATGAAGAATAAGACCATCAAAAACAGGTTGCTGGCTTCTTTACAGTTAAATTATACCATATTAAGCTGGCTTAGTTTTCAGGGAAGAATCTCAACTGATCAGACAGACGTGGATTTTGAGCGGTTTAGTCCCAGAACTACTCCCGGCGCATTAACGGGCACCTTAGATCAAAATAAAAGTAAATACAGCACACTGGAAGGTGATATTTTGTTGACAGCCCAAAAGCAGGTGAGTCCATCGCTTAATTTGTCGGCGCGTATTGGTAGCAGCATCAGCAGAAGCAAAAGACCCGGAACTTCAATGCAGTTTAAAGACCAGGTGGTTTTGGATATTGCCGTGCCAACCAGCTATGTAGATCAGATTGTTACCCCGTTGTCTCCGCAAAAAAGAGCTACAAACTCTGTTTATGGAATCATAGCAGCGGGCTATAAAGGATACTTGTATGCCGATGCCACGCTTCGTCAGGATATTTATTCAACATTGCTGGAGAAAAATAACAGTAAGTTGTACCCGTCGCTAAGCACCAGCTTTGTATTTTCCGATGCCTTTAAAATGAGCAAAAAGTATCTGACATCAGGTCGTTTGCGTGCTTCAGTTGCGCAGGTGGCATCCGATACCGATCCATATCTTGTCAATAGCTATTATAAGAGTAATTCCATCTCATTTAAGGGATTACCTACCGGAGGCTTATCAACCGAAGTATTGCCAGAATTGGAAAACTTAAAACCAACTACTACTTTTTCTTATGAGTTTGGTACCGAGCTCAAGTTCTTTAACAACAGGCTTGGTTTAGACCTTACGTACTACAATTCAAAGTCAAGAGATCAGTTAAACATTGTGCCCACTTCCACCTCTTCGGGATTTAAAAACAGAATTGTGAATGCTGGGGTGATTGGTAATAAAGGTGTGGAAATTGCATTGAATGCAACGCCAATTGCGACTAAAGATTTTACCTGGGACCTGAACATCTCCTTTGCCAGAAACAAAAATACCGTAGAATCATTGGCAGATGGTGTGCCTTACCTGGTTTTGTCTGATGCCAGATGGATGGGTGTTTCTGTTGTGGCAATGCCCGGAGCATCTTATGGAGCGATCATTGGTTACGATTATCAGAAAGATCCGCAAGGAAATATTATATTGAGCCCGACTGATCTTCAACCGCTTTTGAGTCCAAAACGCGAAGTGTTGGGTAAAGGTATATTTGACTGGACTGGCGGGGTAAGTACCAATATGAATTATAAGAATTTTGGCCTGGCTGCGGTTTTTGACATTAAGTACGGAGGCAATTTGTTATCGCTCACAAATTTGGCTGCGGCTGCAAGTGGATCGCTTAAAACTACATTAGAGGGAAGGGCCGAATGGATTAAGTCTGAGGAAGACAGGCTGTCGGCCGGTCAGACTTTCGAACAGTGGACTGCTGCAGGTAAAGTAGGGGGACTGGTTCCGAAAGGTGTATTACAAACCGGGGTAGATGGGCAAGGTAATCCGATCTATGCCCAAAACACCAGGGCTGTAGATCCATCCGTATACTGGGGTGCTTATAACGATATTGCAAATGCTGTAGGCCGTCCGTTTATCTATGATGCCTCTTACGTTAAAGTACGTCAGCTAACGCTGAGTTACAGAATTCCCGCGTCAATAACCAATAAATGGAAAATCAAAGATGTGCAGGTGGGATTGGTGGCCAGAAATCCATTTATCATTTACAAAAATGTACCTAATGTGGATCCGGATTCTAATTATAACAATGGCAACGGGCAAGGTATTGAATATGGTTCTTTACCCGGACGACGCAGTTATGGTTTTAATTTAAATCTCAGATTTTAA
- a CDS encoding FecR family protein, with the protein MDYTLYKIEDFLTDESFIAYCLKEDQEVVTYWEGILKQHPELTETVYQAESLFMVLALRVDPQEKQTELEKLKQHIESTPLTDSVFAEDIQPVARFKSMYTWLSAAAVLLICIGIYWSVNRVDYSTQVPVYSQTSKVEAIKTGFNERRTVTLPDGSTVLLNGLTELKIDEDYDKNNRVLWLSGEAYFTVAKNKDKPFIVVSGKTATTALGTSFKINNYKRSAQTSVMLTTGKVNVGTVNGAKVNNHLVLLPGEMVAVKDATPGFNKTTFNISEVEDWNNRKLVFSMASLEKIRTVLKNMYGVEINTKNQPRKPIAFTGEFNNENLTTVLDAIGFSNHFTYVIKEDKVTLVFER; encoded by the coding sequence ATGGATTATACTTTATATAAAATTGAAGATTTTTTGACGGACGAGAGTTTCATTGCTTATTGCCTTAAAGAAGACCAGGAAGTGGTGACCTACTGGGAAGGAATTCTGAAACAACATCCCGAACTTACGGAAACCGTATACCAGGCCGAATCTCTTTTTATGGTGCTGGCCCTTAGAGTTGATCCGCAGGAAAAACAAACCGAATTAGAAAAGTTAAAGCAGCATATTGAAAGTACTCCGCTTACAGATTCCGTTTTTGCAGAAGACATACAGCCGGTTGCCCGCTTTAAATCTATGTATACATGGCTTTCGGCGGCTGCGGTCCTGCTGATTTGTATTGGCATTTACTGGTCGGTGAACCGTGTGGATTACAGTACACAGGTACCGGTTTATAGCCAAACCAGTAAAGTTGAAGCCATAAAAACAGGATTTAATGAACGCAGGACGGTGACTCTGCCCGATGGCAGTACGGTATTGTTAAATGGTCTTACCGAACTTAAGATAGATGAGGATTACGATAAAAATAACCGCGTATTGTGGCTTTCAGGAGAGGCATACTTTACCGTTGCGAAAAATAAGGACAAACCTTTTATAGTGGTATCGGGTAAAACAGCAACCACCGCACTGGGTACCTCTTTCAAAATCAACAACTATAAGCGTAGTGCCCAAACATCGGTGATGTTAACTACAGGAAAAGTGAATGTTGGAACAGTAAACGGAGCAAAAGTAAATAACCATTTGGTACTACTGCCAGGCGAAATGGTAGCGGTAAAGGACGCCACACCGGGCTTCAACAAAACAACATTCAACATCAGCGAAGTAGAAGATTGGAACAACAGGAAACTGGTATTTTCTATGGCTTCCCTGGAAAAAATCAGAACTGTACTTAAAAACATGTACGGCGTTGAAATTAATACAAAAAATCAGCCCCGAAAACCCATTGCCTTTACCGGAGAATTTAATAACGAAAACCTGACCACCGTATTGGATGCCATCGGCTTTTCAAATCACTTTACCTATGTCATAAAGGAAGACAAAGTAACGCTTGTCTTCGAAAGATAA
- a CDS encoding septum formation initiator family protein has product MNRILELVRNKYFLSVAAFVVWMLFFDRNDMISQYEFRSEVNKLQEEKDFYVKEISQVKKDLNELNTNLNTAEKFAREKYFMKKDNEDVFVIIKEAPKD; this is encoded by the coding sequence ATGAATCGCATATTAGAACTTGTCCGCAACAAATATTTTCTGTCTGTAGCAGCTTTCGTAGTATGGATGCTGTTTTTTGATAGAAATGATATGATCTCTCAGTATGAGTTCAGATCGGAAGTAAACAAATTACAGGAAGAAAAAGACTTCTATGTAAAAGAAATCTCGCAGGTAAAAAAGGACCTGAACGAGTTAAATACCAATTTGAATACGGCCGAAAAATTTGCCCGCGAAAAGTATTTCATGAAAAAAGACAATGAAGATGTCTTTGTGATTATTAAAGAAGCCCCAAAAGATTAG
- a CDS encoding trimeric intracellular cation channel family protein has protein sequence MQIDTMDTIENLGTIAFAISGTFTAMQRRLDPFGVLIIAFVTSIGGGTVRDLLLGDTPVAWMRDVNYCLLILMTSLLTIFFKTHIKKFKVTLFLFDSLGLGLFTMMGIQKGMMFGLSPGICVALGTITGCFGGVIRDTLLNNIPVIFHREIYATACILGGILYYGLKYFMLKDDLATIIVIAFIFLLRVVVVRFKLALPKFGY, from the coding sequence ATGCAGATCGATACAATGGACACCATTGAAAACCTCGGGACTATTGCGTTCGCGATATCAGGGACCTTTACAGCTATGCAAAGAAGATTAGATCCCTTTGGTGTACTGATCATTGCTTTTGTAACTTCCATAGGTGGAGGAACCGTGAGAGATCTTTTACTCGGAGATACGCCTGTTGCCTGGATGAGGGATGTAAATTATTGCCTGCTGATTTTAATGACTAGCCTGCTCACCATATTTTTTAAAACACATATCAAGAAGTTTAAAGTTACCCTGTTTCTTTTTGACTCACTGGGGCTCGGATTATTTACAATGATGGGTATTCAGAAAGGGATGATGTTTGGACTCAGTCCGGGTATTTGTGTTGCGCTGGGAACCATTACCGGATGTTTTGGTGGGGTCATCAGAGACACACTGCTCAATAACATTCCCGTAATTTTTCATAGGGAAATATATGCTACAGCCTGTATACTTGGGGGGATTTTATATTATGGTTTAAAATATTTTATGCTGAAAGACGATTTGGCAACAATTATTGTCATTGCTTTTATATTTCTGCTAAGGGTAGTGGTAGTTCGTTTTAAGCTGGCCTTGCCAAAGTTTGGCTACTAA